One Festucalex cinctus isolate MCC-2025b chromosome 3, RoL_Fcin_1.0, whole genome shotgun sequence DNA window includes the following coding sequences:
- the etfbkmt gene encoding electron transfer flavoprotein beta subunit lysine methyltransferase, whose amino-acid sequence MFKVVSALRLSYLKSLRRRYFSTECLDEESIRRFISENTNIVEDHNLTPEIKLRLFTPKCRFWFERPELWPFDDPYWAIYWPGGQALSRYLLDNPGVCLGKSVLDLGSGCGASAIAAKLCGANRVVANDIDSVATLATCMNFELNGLESPVCVTENMIGSDPGNFDLILLGDMFYDEALAHNLHAWLQHCIKAHNSQVLIGDPGRAQFKEHDFQRLMQKLAKFELPKQVQEENYGLTCSSVWCYDQQLTLK is encoded by the exons ATGTTTAAAGTTGTAAGCGCGCTCAGGTTGTCTTATTTAAAATCACTTAGACGCAGGTATTTCTCTACTGAATGCCTGGATGAAGAATCTATTCGGAGGTTCATTTCtgaaaacacaaatattgtTGAAGATCACAACCTGACACCAGAGATCAAACTCAGACTTTTCACCCCAAAATGTAGGTTTTGGTTTGAAAGACCAGAACTTTGGCCTTTCGATGACCCATATTGGGCCATATACTGGCCAGGAGGACAAGCACTTTCAAG GTATCTCTTGGATAATCCTGGAGTATGTTTGGGAAAATCCGTGTTGGATCTGGGAAGTGGCTGTGGAGCTTCGGCCATCGCTGCAAAACTGTGTGGTGCCAATCGAGTAGTCGCTAATGACATTGACTCTG TTGCCACACTTGCAACCTGCATGAATTTCGAGCTCAACGGTCTGGAGTCCCCAGTTTGTGTGACAGAAAACATGATCGGTTCAGATCCTGGCAACTTTGACCTGATTCTTCTTGGCGACATGTTCTACGACGAGGCCCTCGCCCACAACCTTCATGCTTGGTTGCAACACTGCATAAAAGCCCACAACAGTCAAGTTCTAATTGGAGATCCTGGCAGAGCCCAGTTTAAGGAGCATGACTTTCAAAGGCTCATGCAGAAGTTGGCCAAATTTGAGCTGCCCAAGCAAGTGCAAGAGGAGAACTACGGTCTAACCTGCAGCAGTGTTTGGTGCTATGATCAACAACTTACCTTAAAATAA